Proteins encoded within one genomic window of Amycolatopsis nigrescens CSC17Ta-90:
- a CDS encoding glycosyltransferase 87 family protein yields MRRGLAVLVGAQLVLLAVVLVWKRLDGLDLDVYRLGAQAFFERGDPYGLLPPTRNGTFLPFTYPPFAAVAFAPLLVVPPQAALVALTVISVLCLAGSLALCLGRYDQRLLVAGPAVLAVEAVALVSEPVRATLGFGQLNLLLMLLVTVDALAPMRRWPRGVLIGLAAAVKLTPAVFVLFFLLGKDYKAMARALSVFAGCALIAWLIAPDASVHYWTELVFAGERIGDPGYIGNQSLRGMIARFGFDPVVQTWCWVAAVLVVLALTALVARRAFAAGQPVLALLACALGGLLMSPVSWTHHWVWGGPVLGVLAWLALRGGRARAVVLLGLAALAGYVFIDSPLWNYRDVWPLRESYVLIGALLLGAVAWSAQPFDDVLDTPGQRRDVVRLDRGEQADP; encoded by the coding sequence GTGCGAAGAGGGCTTGCGGTGCTGGTGGGGGCGCAGTTGGTGCTGCTCGCCGTGGTGCTGGTGTGGAAACGGCTGGACGGACTGGACCTGGACGTCTACCGGCTCGGCGCGCAGGCGTTCTTCGAGCGGGGCGACCCGTACGGCCTGCTGCCGCCGACGCGCAACGGGACCTTCCTGCCGTTCACCTATCCACCCTTCGCGGCGGTCGCCTTCGCCCCGCTGCTCGTGGTGCCGCCGCAGGCCGCGCTGGTCGCGCTCACCGTCATCTCCGTGCTGTGCCTGGCCGGCTCGCTGGCCCTGTGCCTCGGCCGCTACGACCAGCGGCTGCTGGTCGCCGGGCCAGCGGTGCTCGCCGTCGAGGCGGTCGCGCTGGTCAGCGAGCCGGTGCGGGCCACCCTCGGGTTCGGCCAGCTCAACCTGCTGCTGATGCTGCTGGTCACCGTGGACGCGCTGGCACCGATGCGGCGCTGGCCACGGGGCGTGTTGATCGGGCTGGCCGCGGCGGTGAAACTGACGCCCGCCGTTTTCGTGCTCTTCTTCTTGCTGGGCAAGGACTACAAGGCCATGGCGCGGGCGCTCTCGGTCTTCGCCGGCTGCGCGCTGATCGCCTGGCTGATCGCGCCGGACGCGTCCGTGCACTACTGGACCGAGCTGGTGTTCGCCGGGGAGCGGATCGGCGACCCCGGCTACATCGGCAACCAGTCGCTGCGCGGCATGATCGCGCGCTTCGGGTTCGACCCCGTCGTCCAGACCTGGTGCTGGGTGGCGGCCGTGCTGGTCGTGCTGGCGCTGACCGCGCTGGTCGCCCGGCGCGCGTTCGCGGCCGGGCAGCCGGTGCTCGCGCTGCTCGCCTGCGCGCTCGGCGGGCTGCTGATGTCGCCGGTCTCCTGGACGCACCACTGGGTGTGGGGCGGGCCGGTGCTCGGTGTGCTGGCCTGGCTGGCGTTGCGCGGCGGGCGAGCCCGAGCGGTGGTGCTGCTCGGGCTCGCCGCACTGGCGGGTTACGTATTCATCGACAGTCCACTGTGGAACTACCGGGACGTCTGGCCGCTGCGCGAGTCCTACGTGCTGATCGGAGCGCTTTTGCTCGGTGCCGTCGCTTGGTCAGCCCAGCCGTTCGACGACGTACTCGACACTCCTGGTCAGCGCCGTGATGTCGTCCGGCTCGATCGCGGGGAACAGGCCGACCCGTAG
- the serC gene encoding phosphoserine transaminase, translating into MTDAAELTLPDELKPADGRFGCGPSKVRADQLANLAKHGAELMGTSHRQKPVKSLVGRVRAGLSELFSLPEGYEVVLGNGGTTAFWDAAAFGLVRERAQHFTYGEFSSKFATVTKGAPFLADPIVVKSDPGSAPEIAYQPGADLVGWAHNETSTGVAVPVRRPEGSEGALVAIDATSGAGGLPVKAEDFDVYYFAPQKSFASDGGLWLALMSPAAIERVGEIGGGDRWIPEFLSLTTALDNSRKDQTYNTPAVATLFLLADQIEWMLGNGGLDWATARTKESSGRLYEWAEKTSYTTPFVTDPALRSQVVGTVDFTDEVDAAAVAKVLRANGIVDVEPYRKLGRNQLRVGLFPAIEPDDITALTRSVEYVVERLG; encoded by the coding sequence ATGACCGACGCAGCTGAGTTGACCCTTCCCGACGAACTCAAGCCCGCCGACGGCCGCTTCGGCTGCGGACCGTCCAAGGTCCGCGCCGACCAGCTCGCCAACCTGGCGAAGCACGGCGCCGAGCTGATGGGCACCTCGCACCGCCAGAAGCCGGTGAAGTCACTGGTCGGCCGGGTGCGCGCTGGACTTTCCGAACTGTTCAGCCTGCCCGAGGGCTACGAGGTTGTGCTCGGCAACGGCGGCACCACCGCGTTCTGGGACGCGGCCGCGTTCGGCCTCGTCCGCGAGCGCGCGCAGCACTTCACCTACGGCGAGTTCTCCTCGAAGTTCGCCACCGTGACCAAGGGCGCGCCGTTCCTGGCCGACCCGATCGTGGTCAAGTCCGACCCCGGCAGCGCGCCGGAGATCGCCTACCAGCCCGGCGCCGACCTGGTCGGCTGGGCGCACAACGAGACCTCCACCGGCGTCGCGGTGCCGGTGCGCCGCCCCGAAGGCAGCGAGGGCGCGCTGGTCGCCATCGACGCCACCTCGGGCGCCGGCGGCCTGCCGGTCAAGGCCGAGGACTTCGACGTCTACTACTTCGCGCCGCAGAAGTCGTTCGCCTCGGACGGCGGCCTGTGGCTGGCCCTGATGTCCCCCGCCGCGATTGAGCGGGTCGGCGAGATCGGCGGCGGGGACCGGTGGATCCCGGAGTTCCTGTCGCTGACCACCGCGCTGGACAACTCGCGCAAGGACCAGACCTACAACACCCCGGCGGTGGCCACCCTGTTCCTGCTGGCCGACCAGATCGAGTGGATGCTCGGCAACGGCGGCCTGGACTGGGCCACCGCGCGCACCAAGGAGTCCTCCGGCCGGCTGTACGAATGGGCCGAGAAGACCAGCTACACCACGCCGTTCGTGACCGACCCGGCGCTGCGCTCGCAGGTGGTGGGCACCGTCGACTTCACCGACGAGGTGGACGCGGCGGCGGTGGCGAAGGTGCTGCGCGCGAACGGGATCGTCGACGTGGAGCCGTACCGGAAGCTGGGCCGCAACCAGCTACGGGTCGGCCTGTTCCCCGCGATCGAGCCGGACGACATCACGGCGCTGACCAGGAGTGTCGAGTACGTCGTCGAACGGCTGGGCTGA
- a CDS encoding serine hydrolase domain-containing protein, with amino-acid sequence MLATTEFALLRRVATEQATNRAPSLVAAVVRDGKLAWSGARGFVDGASPDTDTQYRLGSITKSMVAALVMRLRDAGELDLSDPLERHLPGTAFGKLTIAQLLSHTGGLTSESPGSWWERSLGGDWAALEASVTPAELKHRPGSRFHYSNVGYGALGELVARLRGTSWLQAMRSELLGPLGMSRTTDHPEGRHARGWAVHPFADVLLPEPSPDAGAMAPAGQLWSSITDLARWTSFIGGHTGDVLHPDTVAEMRALNTVDDGDAWTSGYGLGLQLFRHNGRRLAGHTGSMPGFLACTLVDEASGTGGLVLTNSTAGVALVSLTVDLISIVDEYEPRLPADWRPAEIDPELLALTGLWHWGPTPYHLRVLPNGWLSLAPADGDGRASRFRPEGEHWVGLDGYYAGETLRVGRGTDGVPQHLDLATFIFTRTPYDPSAPVPGGVDPDGWR; translated from the coding sequence ATGCTCGCCACAACCGAGTTCGCCCTGCTCCGCCGAGTCGCCACCGAGCAGGCCACGAACCGCGCCCCGTCACTCGTCGCCGCCGTCGTCCGGGACGGCAAGCTCGCCTGGTCCGGCGCCAGGGGATTCGTGGACGGGGCCAGCCCGGACACCGACACCCAGTACCGGCTCGGTTCGATCACCAAGTCCATGGTCGCCGCGCTGGTCATGCGGCTGCGCGACGCGGGGGAACTGGACCTGAGCGACCCGCTGGAGCGGCACCTGCCCGGCACCGCCTTCGGCAAGCTGACCATCGCCCAGCTGCTCTCGCACACCGGCGGACTCACCTCCGAATCGCCGGGCTCCTGGTGGGAGCGCAGCCTCGGCGGTGACTGGGCCGCGCTGGAAGCCAGCGTCACCCCGGCCGAGCTCAAGCACCGCCCCGGCAGCCGGTTCCACTACTCGAACGTCGGCTACGGCGCGCTCGGCGAGCTGGTGGCCAGGCTGCGCGGCACGAGCTGGCTGCAGGCGATGCGGTCCGAGCTGCTCGGGCCGCTCGGCATGTCCCGCACCACCGACCACCCCGAGGGCAGGCACGCCCGCGGCTGGGCGGTGCACCCGTTCGCGGACGTGCTGCTGCCGGAGCCGTCCCCGGACGCGGGCGCGATGGCGCCGGCCGGGCAGCTGTGGTCCTCGATCACCGACCTGGCCCGCTGGACCTCGTTCATCGGCGGGCACACCGGGGACGTGCTGCACCCGGACACCGTGGCCGAGATGCGCGCGCTGAACACCGTGGACGACGGGGACGCATGGACCAGCGGCTACGGCCTGGGCCTCCAGCTGTTCCGGCACAACGGGCGGCGGCTGGCCGGGCACACCGGGTCGATGCCGGGCTTCCTCGCCTGCACCCTGGTCGACGAGGCCAGCGGCACCGGCGGGCTGGTGCTGACCAACTCCACCGCCGGGGTCGCGCTGGTGTCGCTGACCGTGGACCTGATCTCGATCGTGGACGAGTACGAGCCGCGGCTGCCCGCGGACTGGCGCCCCGCCGAGATCGACCCGGAGCTGCTCGCGCTGACCGGCCTGTGGCACTGGGGGCCGACGCCGTACCACCTGCGGGTGCTGCCCAACGGCTGGCTGAGCCTCGCCCCGGCGGACGGCGACGGCCGGGCATCCCGGTTCCGCCCGGAAGGCGAGCACTGGGTCGGCCTCGACGGCTACTACGCGGGCGAGACCCTGCGCGTCGGCCGCGGCACCGACGGCGTGCCGCAGCATCTCGACCTGGCCACCTTCATCTTCACCCGCACGCCCTACGACCCTTCGGCCCCCGTGCCGGGCGGCGTCGACCCCGACGGCTGGCGCTGA